A stretch of the Deltaproteobacteria bacterium genome encodes the following:
- a CDS encoding nucleoside deaminase — MQEALVLARAAAQRGEVPVGAVIVHENRLIASGSNTREERQEAISHAETEAISAACRALSSWRLSGCTLYVTLEPCIMCAGAIYQARLDRVVFGAIDPKAGALGSLYRIHEDTRLNHRLPVEGGVLAGDCGAILKEFFRARR; from the coding sequence ATGCAAGAAGCGCTGGTCCTTGCCAGGGCGGCAGCTCAACGTGGTGAAGTCCCGGTTGGCGCCGTGATAGTCCATGAGAATCGACTCATCGCGAGCGGTAGCAATACGCGCGAGGAGCGTCAGGAGGCTATTAGTCATGCAGAGACAGAGGCTATTTCAGCTGCCTGTCGCGCTCTTAGTAGCTGGCGACTTAGCGGCTGCACTCTCTACGTTACCCTTGAGCCTTGCATCATGTGTGCTGGCGCCATTTATCAAGCGCGACTCGATCGTGTCGTGTTTGGAGCCATTGACCCTAAGGCTGGTGCCCTGGGTAGCCTCTACCGCATTCACGAGGACACGCGACTAAACCATCGACTCCCCGTGGAGGGCGGCGTTCTAGCCGGGGATTGTGGCGCTATATTGAAGGAGTTTTTTCGCGCCAGGAGATAA
- a CDS encoding class I SAM-dependent methyltransferase, with amino-acid sequence MSGTNTITTTIKVWAPRDLRLQQTLFHANVPTFILSNDQRFLDWNIAFDMIFAGDDSLAQVRRGGHVKEWYAKLDNYRRVPKRTEQLYGESILPITDRERVTFLSAKYGRIVFSRIMSPVVDRATGRIIGWTVVLNINSVNRRQEFFTDLYAAIAKETQMIRHAAAVDGVLGRFPGRQHLLHSICDSLPTHGRILELGCGTGGLSAMLAVEGLKVTAVDDDVHQLRVARERCRDFLNIKFVRGSASQSGKLPSHKFDGVVFNALLMDTATIVTSVSELYRCLKPNGNVAIIMRSDQGTIDALFDAVKGSLESQGRFENLKHQFSQVAKFQSAIGAAHKIGELPREALVLEKLSFLGFAVDGVDRDADDGHTIVIKARK; translated from the coding sequence GTGAGTGGAACTAACACCATCACTACTACTATCAAGGTATGGGCGCCGCGAGACTTGCGGCTACAACAAACTCTTTTCCATGCGAATGTACCGACCTTCATCCTGAGTAACGATCAAAGGTTTTTAGATTGGAATATCGCCTTTGATATGATTTTTGCGGGTGATGACTCGCTTGCACAAGTGCGTCGAGGCGGCCATGTGAAAGAGTGGTACGCCAAACTCGATAATTACCGGCGGGTGCCGAAGCGTACGGAACAATTATACGGAGAGTCGATACTACCTATCACAGACCGTGAACGGGTGACGTTTTTGTCAGCAAAGTACGGCCGTATTGTGTTTTCGCGTATCATGTCGCCAGTTGTCGATCGGGCCACAGGCCGTATTATAGGTTGGACGGTAGTCCTAAACATCAACTCCGTGAACAGAAGACAAGAATTCTTTACCGATCTTTATGCGGCCATCGCGAAAGAAACTCAGATGATACGTCATGCTGCTGCCGTTGACGGCGTCTTGGGACGGTTCCCTGGGCGTCAGCACTTGCTGCACAGTATCTGCGACAGCTTACCAACGCATGGGCGGATTTTGGAGTTAGGCTGTGGCACTGGGGGCCTCAGCGCGATGCTTGCTGTTGAAGGGTTAAAAGTCACCGCCGTAGATGACGATGTGCATCAGTTACGCGTGGCGCGCGAGCGATGCCGTGATTTTCTGAACATCAAATTCGTCCGAGGCTCGGCTAGTCAGTCCGGGAAACTTCCGAGCCATAAATTCGACGGCGTAGTGTTCAACGCCCTGTTGATGGATACTGCAACTATCGTTACGTCTGTCTCTGAATTGTATCGATGCCTAAAACCGAATGGCAACGTCGCAATCATCATGCGCAGTGACCAGGGAACAATCGACGCTCTCTTTGATGCCGTTAAGGGGAGTCTCGAGTCTCAAGGTCGGTTCGAAAACCTGAAGCACCAGTTCAGCCAGGTGGCTAAATTTCAGTCTGCCATAGGCGCTGCCCATAAAATTGGGGAGCTTCCTCGTGAAGCCTTAGTCCTTGAAAAGCTGAGTTTCCTTGGTTTTGCGGTTGACGGGGTTGATCGTGATGCTGATGATGGGCACACGATCGTGATCAAAGCCCGTAAGTAA
- a CDS encoding peptidylprolyl isomerase, which yields MSGKSRKKEVEKAQDSIDFSKYRYQLELDTTLGTVKLDFWPEVAPNHCKNMLGLAMIGFYDNLIFHRVVPGFVIQGGCPSGTGTGGPGYHVDAEFNESPHDPGVLSMARAQDPNSAGSQFFLCLEKVPFLDRQYTAFGKTADDASLAVVQSIGKVKTASGDRPVSDVVIKSAKVLSSPL from the coding sequence ATGTCTGGGAAGAGCAGAAAAAAAGAAGTAGAAAAAGCTCAGGACTCAATTGATTTTTCGAAGTACCGCTACCAACTCGAGCTCGATACCACTCTGGGTACAGTGAAGCTTGATTTCTGGCCTGAAGTGGCGCCCAACCACTGCAAAAATATGCTTGGCCTAGCCATGATCGGGTTCTACGACAACTTGATTTTCCATCGCGTCGTACCGGGCTTCGTGATCCAGGGTGGTTGCCCAAGCGGCACTGGTACCGGGGGACCTGGATATCATGTGGATGCGGAATTCAATGAATCGCCGCACGATCCGGGCGTTCTGTCGATGGCGCGAGCCCAAGACCCCAATTCTGCTGGTAGCCAGTTTTTCCTCTGTCTGGAAAAAGTTCCGTTCCTCGATCGGCAGTACACTGCCTTCGGCAAGACGGCCGATGACGCCAGCTTGGCCGTAGTCCAGTCGATTGGGAAGGTGAAAACAGCTTCGGGAGATCGCCCAGTTAGCGATGTGGTGATTAAATCTGCCAAAGTTTTGTCTAGCCCTCTCTAA
- a CDS encoding HAMP domain-containing protein — MAPRAAAERRRMGEFAAIALISVVLVLLSRLETRLFGLSETFAKNQDFVTTVVYFGLINFNVILILTLGFLLFRNVAKLVVERRRGVFGSNLRTKLVATLVFFALAPTILFFYVSARFIVNSFDEWFSDKVRATMEETRQVSERVYRQDQRRLESLAKVAGQRLRSALIEPPVIGAYKLTIPAHLLDAFDTQYGLDQVSVYDRGGKLLWSSRPTSQKQSSEADPFVTEILERFSRNPGMQSASAVIGESQQDVVKGVAPLLQNQTRRLIGLVVAETRFETQMLRSIEAVQNSFANLRPGAQLIKLSYLILLIVMTLLVLFSAVWLGFYVARGITDPIRALAEGTREVALGNYGVALAARTEDETGQLVRSFNLMTHDLQRHRSLAEVARKQLVRSNDELDRRRKYMEVILKSITTGVIAFDNNGCITAVNDAAEQILGLNASKLIGVPVRSAFDAELYAALWLPVADGLSSHDLYSAQLEVVIAGRPQTLLLDGARIADEAGVDLGIVVIFDDATEKVKLQRIAAWREVARRIAHEIKNPVTPIKLSAQRLLRRFHEKFAGEDLEVFESCLQTILKQVDSLRDLVNEFSKFSRLPQVQLQMAYINTVIADVAGLYKMSYPTINFDTQGLGQIPNFPIDTDQMNRVFVNLVENAIAAIPDDRPQPKISFKSSMLDDLSTVRIEVMDNGAGIPHQFRDRVMEPYFSTKDGGTGLGLAIVAQIITDHGGYLRLLDNEPCGTRIVIELPTGGTLV, encoded by the coding sequence ATGGCACCGCGAGCGGCAGCAGAGCGAAGACGGATGGGAGAATTTGCCGCTATCGCACTTATTTCGGTAGTCCTGGTGCTTTTGTCACGGCTAGAGACTAGGCTATTCGGGCTGAGCGAAACCTTCGCCAAAAATCAGGACTTTGTGACCACGGTCGTCTACTTCGGCCTGATCAACTTTAACGTCATCCTCATCCTGACTTTAGGTTTTCTCCTCTTTCGTAACGTTGCCAAGTTGGTAGTCGAGCGCCGCCGCGGAGTCTTCGGAAGCAATCTGCGGACCAAGTTGGTTGCAACCTTGGTATTTTTTGCGTTAGCACCAACCATTCTATTCTTTTACGTATCGGCGCGCTTTATCGTGAATAGTTTCGATGAGTGGTTTTCGGACAAAGTGCGCGCCACAATGGAAGAGACCCGGCAAGTTAGCGAGCGCGTATACAGGCAGGATCAACGGCGCCTTGAGAGTTTGGCTAAAGTCGCAGGGCAGCGGCTGAGATCCGCACTAATTGAGCCGCCGGTCATTGGGGCATATAAACTTACCATACCAGCTCATTTACTGGATGCATTCGATACTCAGTACGGTCTAGATCAGGTGTCCGTTTACGACCGCGGGGGCAAATTATTATGGTCGAGTCGTCCTACAAGCCAGAAGCAAAGTAGTGAAGCGGATCCGTTTGTCACTGAAATTCTTGAGAGGTTTAGCCGTAACCCTGGCATGCAGTCCGCCAGTGCTGTGATCGGTGAATCGCAGCAGGATGTAGTCAAAGGGGTAGCTCCACTGCTGCAAAATCAGACCCGGCGCCTCATCGGATTAGTAGTTGCCGAAACTCGATTCGAAACACAGATGCTTCGGAGCATTGAGGCTGTTCAGAATAGTTTTGCCAATCTCAGGCCTGGGGCGCAGTTAATCAAGTTAAGTTATCTGATTTTGTTAATAGTCATGACCTTATTAGTGCTGTTCTCTGCTGTCTGGCTCGGATTTTATGTCGCTCGTGGTATCACAGATCCGATTCGCGCCTTGGCCGAAGGTACGCGGGAGGTAGCTCTTGGTAATTATGGTGTGGCGTTGGCTGCTCGGACCGAAGATGAGACCGGACAGCTCGTCCGTTCGTTTAACCTGATGACCCATGACTTACAGCGTCATAGGTCGCTAGCCGAGGTGGCACGTAAACAGCTTGTTAGAAGTAACGATGAGCTTGATAGACGACGCAAGTACATGGAGGTGATTCTAAAAAGTATCACCACCGGCGTTATTGCCTTTGACAACAATGGCTGTATCACTGCCGTTAACGATGCAGCTGAACAGATTCTCGGCCTAAATGCCTCAAAATTAATTGGTGTGCCGGTAAGATCGGCTTTTGATGCCGAGCTGTACGCGGCACTTTGGTTGCCTGTTGCAGACGGTCTGTCGTCACACGATCTCTATAGCGCTCAACTTGAAGTAGTGATCGCTGGCCGTCCACAGACACTCCTTTTGGATGGTGCCCGTATTGCTGATGAGGCTGGTGTAGATTTGGGGATTGTCGTCATTTTTGATGATGCAACAGAGAAAGTCAAATTGCAGCGGATTGCTGCATGGCGGGAGGTCGCCAGACGCATTGCTCATGAGATCAAAAACCCTGTGACACCAATTAAGTTGAGCGCTCAGCGGTTACTACGGCGCTTCCATGAAAAATTTGCTGGTGAAGATTTGGAGGTTTTTGAATCGTGTTTGCAAACGATTCTGAAACAGGTGGATTCGCTGCGTGATTTGGTCAATGAATTCTCGAAGTTTTCCAGGCTGCCTCAAGTACAACTGCAAATGGCGTACATTAACACAGTCATAGCTGATGTTGCTGGTCTATACAAAATGAGTTACCCCACGATCAATTTTGATACTCAGGGACTTGGGCAAATCCCTAATTTTCCGATTGATACAGATCAGATGAACCGCGTTTTTGTGAACCTTGTCGAGAATGCGATCGCCGCTATTCCTGATGATCGTCCCCAACCGAAGATCAGTTTCAAATCATCAATGTTGGATGATTTAAGCACAGTACGGATCGAAGTTATGGATAATGGTGCCGGTATTCCGCATCAGTTTCGTGATCGGGTAATGGAGCCTTATTTTTCGACCAAAGATGGTGGTACGGGCCTAGGTTTAGCGATTGTTGCACAGATTATAACGGATCATGGTGGTTATCTAAGATTACTCGACAATGAGCCTTGTGGTACGCGTATCGTCATTGAACTGCCGACTGGTGGGACATTGGTATAG
- a CDS encoding acyl-CoA dehydrogenase, which translates to MENLLGYGWLLAAAPVGGWLAIGACVLTLGFLGAPFALWTLGVAAMMWVTGAPVPVLAAVSGGLMLLNLPPIRRVALSIPIAKLMDRLKLMPVISETERVALEAGTTWVDAELFSGRPNYDQIRNEPYAKIPASEQAFLENQVKTVCSLASDWEIYKNKDLPPAVWDYLKKERFFGMIVPKEYGGLGFTAAGHSEVIAHLATHSGPLAITVMVPNSLGPAELLAHYGTDKQKQYYLPRLARGDEIPCFALTEPNAGSDAGSLQSSATVFRGEDGHLYLRLNWDKRYITLAAVATLVGLAVRLYDPENLLGKGKDLGITCVLVPANTKGVVLGQRHNPMGVPFYNCPTSGKDVIVSVDQIIGGADGAGRGWQMLMECLAAGRAVSLPSQAAGGAKLMTRLASAYAVVRRQFGISIGQFEGIEEPLARITGITYAMEAARVFTIGAVDAGKKPAVVSAIAKYNQTELGRKVVNDTMDVLGGAGISRGPRNQVANAYISAPISITVEGANILTRTMIIFGQGAIRCHPYAYKEVKALMDKDYASFDRAFWGHVGHVVRNACRSVVLSFSRGRLAAAPSSPVARYYRKLSWASASFAIMADIAMGSLGGSLKLKEKLTGRYADVLSWMYLATAILRRYEAEGCKAEHRVAFEWAIQYAFAEMQKAFDGIFSNFQVPGIGWFFRGPIAFWSRLNRLGSMPSDQLGHDLAKAIQQPGAFRDDMTRGIIGDLLPASNNLIEHAFTLSHLATDVLAKITKAVKAGKLPKRRANLLVKEALAAQVITDKEAALLESANTAREEAVKVDSFTLDEFRPTLLDSEVNRRGFGT; encoded by the coding sequence ATGGAAAATCTGCTGGGTTACGGTTGGTTACTCGCTGCTGCTCCGGTCGGAGGCTGGCTCGCAATTGGCGCCTGCGTTCTGACCCTCGGGTTCCTCGGAGCACCATTTGCTCTGTGGACACTGGGCGTTGCCGCGATGATGTGGGTCACAGGCGCACCGGTGCCGGTTTTAGCAGCGGTGTCAGGGGGTCTTATGCTACTTAACCTTCCCCCGATTCGTCGCGTAGCACTTTCGATTCCGATCGCGAAGCTGATGGACCGGTTGAAGCTAATGCCCGTCATTTCTGAGACAGAGCGCGTCGCGCTTGAAGCGGGCACCACGTGGGTGGATGCGGAGCTTTTCTCAGGGCGGCCAAACTACGATCAAATCCGTAATGAGCCGTACGCCAAAATCCCTGCGAGCGAACAGGCTTTCCTCGAAAATCAGGTCAAAACGGTCTGCTCGCTAGCCTCTGACTGGGAGATCTACAAAAACAAGGACCTACCCCCTGCGGTCTGGGACTACCTGAAGAAAGAACGGTTCTTCGGTATGATCGTCCCGAAAGAGTACGGTGGGCTCGGGTTCACTGCGGCCGGACACAGCGAAGTGATTGCTCACTTAGCAACCCACTCCGGGCCGCTGGCCATAACGGTCATGGTGCCTAACTCCCTCGGTCCGGCTGAGCTCCTGGCTCATTACGGTACCGACAAGCAAAAGCAATACTACCTGCCGCGGCTTGCTCGTGGGGACGAGATTCCCTGTTTTGCTTTGACGGAGCCCAATGCGGGGTCCGATGCAGGATCGCTTCAGTCCAGTGCGACTGTATTCCGCGGCGAAGATGGGCATCTCTATCTGCGCCTCAACTGGGATAAGCGTTATATTACCCTTGCTGCGGTTGCCACTCTAGTCGGGCTTGCGGTGCGGCTGTACGACCCGGAAAATCTACTCGGCAAAGGTAAAGACCTCGGAATCACCTGCGTGCTGGTGCCGGCCAATACCAAGGGCGTCGTGCTCGGGCAGCGTCATAACCCCATGGGTGTGCCGTTCTACAACTGCCCGACTTCGGGTAAAGATGTCATCGTGTCGGTTGACCAAATCATTGGCGGGGCCGACGGTGCAGGCCGGGGCTGGCAAATGTTGATGGAATGCTTGGCTGCAGGGCGTGCAGTATCGCTTCCGTCGCAAGCTGCGGGTGGAGCTAAGCTCATGACGCGTCTTGCGAGTGCCTATGCTGTTGTGCGTCGTCAGTTTGGGATCTCTATCGGCCAGTTTGAAGGCATTGAAGAACCACTTGCACGGATTACCGGCATCACATACGCGATGGAAGCTGCGCGCGTATTCACGATTGGTGCGGTGGATGCTGGCAAGAAGCCTGCCGTGGTCTCAGCTATTGCAAAGTACAACCAAACCGAGCTGGGTCGGAAGGTGGTCAACGACACCATGGACGTGCTGGGTGGTGCAGGCATTTCGCGCGGTCCCCGTAACCAAGTAGCGAATGCCTACATCTCCGCCCCCATCAGCATTACCGTCGAAGGCGCCAACATACTGACGCGGACAATGATTATTTTCGGTCAAGGTGCAATCAGGTGCCATCCCTACGCTTACAAAGAAGTAAAAGCACTGATGGACAAGGACTACGCGTCTTTTGACCGCGCTTTCTGGGGTCACGTCGGACATGTAGTACGCAATGCCTGCCGCTCGGTCGTGCTGAGTTTCAGCCGCGGTCGCCTTGCCGCTGCTCCTAGTAGTCCGGTTGCGCGCTATTACCGCAAACTTTCCTGGGCTTCGGCATCGTTTGCCATTATGGCAGATATCGCGATGGGTAGTCTCGGAGGCAGTTTGAAGCTGAAGGAGAAGCTTACAGGTCGCTACGCTGATGTTTTATCATGGATGTATCTGGCGACGGCCATTCTTCGCCGCTATGAGGCTGAGGGCTGTAAGGCAGAACACAGGGTGGCGTTCGAATGGGCGATCCAGTATGCATTCGCCGAAATGCAAAAGGCATTCGACGGCATCTTCAGTAATTTCCAGGTGCCTGGAATCGGTTGGTTCTTCCGCGGTCCCATTGCATTCTGGTCTCGACTGAACCGCCTCGGTTCCATGCCGTCTGATCAGCTCGGTCATGATCTCGCTAAGGCGATTCAGCAGCCAGGAGCCTTCCGTGATGACATGACCCGAGGTATCATCGGAGACCTTCTGCCTGCCAGCAACAATTTGATCGAACATGCGTTCACGTTGTCGCATCTAGCCACTGATGTACTGGCGAAGATTACTAAGGCGGTTAAGGCCGGAAAATTGCCGAAACGTCGCGCCAACCTTTTGGTTAAAGAGGCGCTCGCAGCGCAAGTGATAACGGACAAAGAAGCAGCACTCTTGGAATCGGCTAACACGGCACGGGAAGAGGCGGTCAAAGTTGACTCCTTTACACTTGACGAGTTCCGACCAACTCTGCTCGACTCAGAGGTCAACCGTCGTGGTTTTGGCACCTGA